In Gorilla gorilla gorilla isolate KB3781 chromosome 12, NHGRI_mGorGor1-v2.1_pri, whole genome shotgun sequence, the following are encoded in one genomic region:
- the YIPF4 gene encoding protein YIPF4 isoform X2 yields the protein MQPPGPPPAYAPTNGDFTFVSSADAEDLSGSIASPDVKLNLGGDFIKESTATTFLRQRGYGWLLEVEDDDPEDNKPLLEELDIDLKDIYYKIRCVLMPMPSLGFNRQVVRDNPDFWGPLAVVLFFSMISLYGQFRVVSWIITIWIFGSLTIFLLARVLGGEVAYGQVLGVIGYSLLPLIVIAPVLLVVGSFEVVSTLIKVRSTRGTGLLEVRII from the exons ATGCAGCCTCCGGGCCCGCCCCCGGCCTATGCCCCCACTAACGGGGACTTCACCTTTGTCTCCTCAGCAGACGCGGAAG ATCTCAGTGGTTCAATAGCATCCCCAGATGTCAAATTAAATCTTGGTGGAGATTTTATCAAAGAATCTACAGCTACTACATTTCTGAGACAAAGAGGTTATGGCTGGCTTCTGGAAGTTGAAGATGATGATCCTGAAGATAACAAGCCACTCtt ggAAGAATTGGACATCGATCTAAAGGATATTTACTACAAAATCCGATGTGTTTTGATGCCAATGCCATCACTTGGTTTTAATAGACAAGTGGTGAGAGACAATCCTGACTTTTGGGGTCCTCTGgctgttgttcttttcttttccatgatATCATTATATGGACAGTTTAGG GTGGTCTCATGGATTATAACCATTTGGATATTTGGTTCACTAACAATTTTCTTACTGGCCAGAGTTCTTGGTGGAGAA GTTGCATATGGCCAAGTCCTTGGAGTTATAGGATATTCATTACTTCCTCTCATTGTAATAGCCCCTGTACTTTTGGTGGTTGGATCATTTGAAGTGGTGTCTACACTTATAAAA gtgaGAAGCACCAGAGGGACAGGACTTCTAGAAGTTAGAATAATATGA
- the YIPF4 gene encoding protein YIPF4 isoform X1, translating into MQPPGPPPAYAPTNGDFTFVSSADAEDLSGSIASPDVKLNLGGDFIKESTATTFLRQRGYGWLLEVEDDDPEDNKPLLEELDIDLKDIYYKIRCVLMPMPSLGFNRQVVRDNPDFWGPLAVVLFFSMISLYGQFRVVSWIITIWIFGSLTIFLLARVLGGEVAYGQVLGVIGYSLLPLIVIAPVLLVVGSFEVVSTLIKLFGVFWAAYSAASLLVGEEFKTKKPLLIYPIFLLYIYFLSLYTGV; encoded by the exons ATGCAGCCTCCGGGCCCGCCCCCGGCCTATGCCCCCACTAACGGGGACTTCACCTTTGTCTCCTCAGCAGACGCGGAAG ATCTCAGTGGTTCAATAGCATCCCCAGATGTCAAATTAAATCTTGGTGGAGATTTTATCAAAGAATCTACAGCTACTACATTTCTGAGACAAAGAGGTTATGGCTGGCTTCTGGAAGTTGAAGATGATGATCCTGAAGATAACAAGCCACTCtt ggAAGAATTGGACATCGATCTAAAGGATATTTACTACAAAATCCGATGTGTTTTGATGCCAATGCCATCACTTGGTTTTAATAGACAAGTGGTGAGAGACAATCCTGACTTTTGGGGTCCTCTGgctgttgttcttttcttttccatgatATCATTATATGGACAGTTTAGG GTGGTCTCATGGATTATAACCATTTGGATATTTGGTTCACTAACAATTTTCTTACTGGCCAGAGTTCTTGGTGGAGAA GTTGCATATGGCCAAGTCCTTGGAGTTATAGGATATTCATTACTTCCTCTCATTGTAATAGCCCCTGTACTTTTGGTGGTTGGATCATTTGAAGTGGTGTCTACACTTATAAAA ctgtttgGTGTGTTTTGGGCTGCCTACAGTGCTGCTTCATTGTTAGTGGGTGAAGAATTCAAGACCAAAAAGCCTCTTCTGATTTATCCAATCTTTttgttatacatttattttttgtcgTTATATACTGGTGTGTGA